The Aneurinibacillus uraniidurans genome segment TATTCACGCATCATGGAATCAAGCGAGAGACGAATAAGCTGAGGGATTTGTTTGCTATCTATGTCACTACGGGGCTGGTTATACGCAGTAATGTTCGTCATCCATGTAAAAAATCTACGCAAAAAAAGCAGGCAGAGTAAAAAAATCCCTCCTGCCACAATCAAAATCAACAGTGAACCTTGCCACAACCGTTCCACTTCTGAACGATGCAGCAGGTTAGCTGAAACAGCAAAAATAATACTAAGAAGTGCTGGGACCAGAAAACTGGACAAGCACAGCAATAAAATTCTTTTTTTCATACAGCCTCCTGCTCAATTGAGTGATACAGATCGCTCATGCGGTCTCGACTATACGACTGATTTTACGATTTTTTCAATAAAAAAAGAAGCAATTCTTGTAAAATTGCTTCTTTTTTATATATCCAACTTATTTATACATTAAGCTCCGTAAAGATAAACCGTACGAGAATAAGCAAGGATAACAGCCACATCATCCAATGAATTTTGTGTTTGCCTCCTACCATCCGGTTTGCTGACGCTAATACGACATAGAACAAAATCCCAAATGAAATCCCGTTCGCAATCGAATACGTTAGCGGCATCATAATAATCGTGAAGAATGCTGGTATTGCCAGCACCATATCATCCCAATCAATGCTGCGAACTGCACCCATCATGAGTACACCCACAATGATCAGTGCCGGAGCGGTTGCCTGTCCTGGCACAAGCAATGCCAGCGGAGCGAGGAACAATGCCAGCAAGAACATAATCCCTGTTGTAACAGAAGTCAGACCTGTACGGCCACCTTGTCCAACACCTGCCGCACTTTCCACAAAAGCTGTAATTGTACTCGTACCAAGAAGTGCACCCAGACTTACACCACCTGCATCCACAAGCATAGCACGGCCAATTTTCTGTTTCGAATCCGGTTTGTCAAGCAGACCTGCTTTCGAAGCAGTACCTGTCAGTGTTCCAAATGTATCGAAAAGTTCTACAAATGTAAACGTAAAGATGATCGTTAACAGCCCTGCATTCATCGCACCCGCAAAATCAAGTTGACCGAATGCTACGTGGCTAAAATCTGGAATCCAGTGCGCACCATGAAGCGAGGAAAGATTTGTAACCCCGAGCGGAATCCCGATAATCGTTGTCACAATAATTCCAATCAGAATCGCTGCCTGCACACGCATAACCATAAGAATACTTGTGATGAGAAGACCGATTACAGTAAGCAGCACTGCTTTGTCTTCCATGAAGTTCCCAAGCTGCATCAACCAATCATTCGCACCAAGATGGCTAAATGGCTTTGCGCCATCTTTTCCAATGTAGAATGCCGTTAACAAACCACTTGTTTTAAATCCAATAATCGTAATAAATAACCCGATCCCAACGGTAATCGCCGAACGAAGCGCATCGGGTACCGCCTCCAGAAGGAGCTGGCGAACTTTGGTAACCGTGAGAATAATAAAGATAATACCTGAGATAAAAACAGATGCTAAGCCAATCTGCCACGTAATATGTCCACCTGAGCTCATAATAACAGCGGCAAAGTATGCATTTAATCCCATACCCGGTGCAAGCGCAATCGGATAGTTAACAAACAGGCCCATCAAAATCGTAACCAGACCAGCCCCCAATGCGGTCGCAATAAAGACCGCATTGAAGTCCATGCCTGTAGCACCGCCAGCTGTTAACGTCAGCGGATTTACGATCAGAATATAAGCCATGGTGATGAATGTTGTCAGACCAGCAATGATCTCAGTCCGTACATTCGTATTGTTCTCACGTAATTTAAAGAACTTATCCATGTTTTATTCCGTCC includes the following:
- a CDS encoding NCS2 family permease encodes the protein MDKFFKLRENNTNVRTEIIAGLTTFITMAYILIVNPLTLTAGGATGMDFNAVFIATALGAGLVTILMGLFVNYPIALAPGMGLNAYFAAVIMSSGGHITWQIGLASVFISGIIFIILTVTKVRQLLLEAVPDALRSAITVGIGLFITIIGFKTSGLLTAFYIGKDGAKPFSHLGANDWLMQLGNFMEDKAVLLTVIGLLITSILMVMRVQAAILIGIIVTTIIGIPLGVTNLSSLHGAHWIPDFSHVAFGQLDFAGAMNAGLLTIIFTFTFVELFDTFGTLTGTASKAGLLDKPDSKQKIGRAMLVDAGGVSLGALLGTSTITAFVESAAGVGQGGRTGLTSVTTGIMFLLALFLAPLALLVPGQATAPALIIVGVLMMGAVRSIDWDDMVLAIPAFFTIIMMPLTYSIANGISFGILFYVVLASANRMVGGKHKIHWMMWLLSLLILVRFIFTELNV